TCCCTGCAAAATACCGTTATTCCACTGTACCTAAAATGGCAGAAGATGCTTTTCTGATGGCTCGTGTTAGTGGCTGGACCGAATACAGTTTGCTATCGGCAGAAAGTAATATCTATTTTAAAGGGACTTATGTCGGCAAGTCCTACATCAACACCAATACCACCAACGATACCTTAGAATTATCGATGGGTGCAGATGAGGGTGTAGTTGTGCAGCGAAAAAATGTAAGCGACATGAGTTCGAAATCGGTGAGCGGCAATACAAAAAAGCAACAGGAAGATTTCGAAATTTCTATCCGCAATACGAAATCGCTGGCTATTGAAATTGAAATTGAAGATCAGATTCCACTTTCTTCTCAAAAGGAAATCTCGGTTGAACTACTTGAGAGTTCCAATGCTGAGTACAATAAGGAAAGTGGAAAATTAAAATGGAAAATAAAACTGGAACCCGGCGAATCGAAATCGCTGCGTTTTAGTTATCTGGTGAAGTATCCCAAAAATTTTGTAATCCAGAACCTCTAAACGAATGATTATGCGTCACTATATTTTAACCTCGCTCTTTATTTCCGCTGCATGCCTTTCTTCGTTTGCACAGGTGAAGGAAATTGAAATCAACTCCAAAGTTACGGATGTCACCATCTTTTTTTCCGGCGCACAGGTAAGCAGAACGGCCAGCCTGCAATTAAATCCGGGAACAAATATTATACGGATGAGTCGACTCTCCTACACCATGGACCCCAACTCCATTCAGGTAGAGGGCAGCAAGCAATACACCATTGTATCCGTTAATCACCGCCACAATTTTCTGCAGGATGCCGACGAATTGCCGGAAGTAAAATCCCTGAAAGATCAATTGGAAAAAGTGAATAACGACATTGAGCTGAACCGCATTGAAATGGGAGCCCTCAATGAAGAAAAAGCCTATGTGGAAGCCAATAAATCGTTTATCGGAGAAAATAAATCGATTACGGTGGATGATATGATGGACATGAGTGAATTGTATCAAAGCACGTATCGTGAATTGCTGAAACAGTTGGCGGATCTTAAATTTAAAGATCAGGCGCTCCGTAAGGAATCTGCTAAAATCACTCAGCAATTACAGCAATTACGCAGCTCTAAAAATTTATATACTTCAGATATCATCGTTAACATTTCCTCCCCTGCACGAATTACCTCCGAATTGAAATTTAAATACGTCACCGGCAATGCAGGCTGGACCCCGAGTTACGATGCAAAGACCACCGACATTCAATCGCCCATTGCCTTAACCTACAAAGCCAAGGTTGCACAAAGCACAGGTGAAGAGTGGAAGAATGTAAAACTGAAACTCAGCACCGGAAATCCTTCGAAAAACAACAACCTTCCTTCATTGGCAGTTTGGCAGATTTCGGGTTACGATTACGAAGAAGCAGAACGTCGCCGTAAAGAACAGGAACGTTCCTACAGCAATGCACGAAAAAAATCTTCGGCTGCCTATGAAACCGGTGCAGCACCTTCAGCTAAAGAGGCCAAATCGGAGACCGATGAATATATTGTGGAGGAAAGCGATAAACTAACCACCACTGCGCAATACACCACCATTGCAGAATCGTCGGTAAACACCGAGTTTAATATTTCCATTCCGTATACGATTAATGGGGACGGACAAGAATACACCGTTGAAATCGGCGATATTAAACTGGATGCCAAATACAGGTATTTTGCAGCACCAAAATATGATGCATCTGCATTTTTGGTTGGTTACATCAGTGGTTGGGAAAAACACAATTTAATTTCCGGAATGGCCAATGTGTATTTTATGGATAGTTATGTTGGTTCTTCTTACCTCAATACGCAAAGTACGCTCGACTCCATTTCATTATCATTGGGCAGAGATAAAAGT
This is a stretch of genomic DNA from Flavobacteriales bacterium. It encodes these proteins:
- a CDS encoding mucoidy inhibitor MuiA family protein, with translation MRHYILTSLFISAACLSSFAQVKEIEINSKVTDVTIFFSGAQVSRTASLQLNPGTNIIRMSRLSYTMDPNSIQVEGSKQYTIVSVNHRHNFLQDADELPEVKSLKDQLEKVNNDIELNRIEMGALNEEKAYVEANKSFIGENKSITVDDMMDMSELYQSTYRELLKQLADLKFKDQALRKESAKITQQLQQLRSSKNLYTSDIIVNISSPARITSELKFKYVTGNAGWTPSYDAKTTDIQSPIALTYKAKVAQSTGEEWKNVKLKLSTGNPSKNNNLPSLAVWQISGYDYEEAERRRKEQERSYSNARKKSSAAYETGAAPSAKEAKSETDEYIVEESDKLTTTAQYTTIAESSVNTEFNISIPYTINGDGQEYTVEIGDIKLDAKYRYFAAPKYDASAFLVGYISGWEKHNLISGMANVYFMDSYVGSSYLNTQSTLDSISLSLGRDKSVIIERKKIKDYSKPSFSGGKKKVTIGIELTVKNTKNAEILLDLQDQYPVSQNKEIEVELMEEAGATVKKEIGGLFWVLNLKPNESKTIRFVYSVKFPQDKDVANF